One window from the genome of Bubalus kerabau isolate K-KA32 ecotype Philippines breed swamp buffalo chromosome 17, PCC_UOA_SB_1v2, whole genome shotgun sequence encodes:
- the LOC129632144 gene encoding zinc finger protein 345-like isoform X1 produces the protein MPKNPALEDVFPKANLGIYQTFHLRNLNLMKDWEYTRVYERQRGCLYGHKEMETLTNNAKSTAKRNEQPESNWEKQQLQSSLSAEKCKCLRKDVHPFLKHTCSLKENVENLEGNLVSTANTHSDNCERRLRLNIHSRMSEHLQFNNECENSKSKQFQGSVSRVSLFFPQQISSIQSKIYNVEDNGRDAIQPSFFNTYCDMVNTQQLSRYNKMSQTLSKSPSSNNYKSIYGGLRRYSGNETRYTVEGDSNLKKHQGPESLNKDSKINKCRNTFDQMSGFSVDKSTCTGDRTCSEYGKVSNHCSELTQQDTVQNPQKENKCKVCEKGFSKSSNLSRHRRIHTGRKPFKCTECSRAFNCHSLLTQHQRIHAGKKPYICKECNKAFHCSSFLTEHQRIHTGEKPYKCTVCGKAFTYNSDLIEHQRIHTGEKPYKCTECSKAFTYNSLLIQHRRTHTGEKPYKCTECSKAFTYNSDRIEHQRIHTGEKPYICKECNKAFRRSSFLTQHQRIHTGQKPYKCTECGKAFTYKSLLIKHRRIHTGEKPYKCTECSKAFTYNSSLIQHQRIHAGEKPYKCTECSKAFICNSDLIEHQRIHTGEKPYICKVCNKAFRRSSFLTRHQRIHAGEKPYKCTVCGKAFTYNSNLIQHQQIHTGEKPYKCTECSKAFICYSDLTYHKRIHTGEKPYICKECNKAFHHCSVLTRHHRIHTGEKPYKCKECGRAFIRSSALTQHHRIHTGDRRYKCTECGKTFITRYNLTEHRRVHTGERPYTCTECGKAFGYRSALTLHRRMHTGERPYECTECGKAFSQSAHLSKHQRTHTGEKL, from the coding sequence ATGCCAAAGAATCCAGCATTAGAAGATGTATTCCCAAAAGCAAACCTAGGAATATATCAAACATTTCACCTCagaaacttaaatttaatgaaagattGGGAATATACCAGGGTATATGAAAGACAGAGAGGATGTTTATATGGacataaagaaatggagacacTTACAAATAATGCTAAGAGTACTGCAAAAAGAAATGAGCAGCCTGAGTCAAATTGGGAAAAACAGCAACTTCAATCTTCACTATCTGCCGAGAAGTGTAAGTGTTTAAGAAAAGATGTCCATCCTTTTTTGAAACATACATGTTCTCTAAAAGAAAACGTGGAAAATCTGGAAGGTAATCTAGTCTCTACTGCAAATACTCATTCAGACAATTGTGAACGTAGGCTTCGACTAAAcatacattcaaggatgtctgaacACCTACAATTTAACAATGAGTGTGAAAATTCAAAATCTAAGCAATTTCAGGGATCCGTGAGCAGGGTGTCATTGTTCTTCCCCCAACAGATATCTTCTATCCAGTCCAAGATATATAATGTTGAGGATAATGGAagagatgcaatccaaccatcattCTTCAATACATATTGTGATATGGTTAATACACAACAACTTTCCAGGTATAATAAAATGAGTCAGACCTTAAGTAAGAGCCCCAGCTCCAATAATTACAAGAGTATTTATGGCGGACTGAGAAGATATTCAGGCAATGAAACTAGGTATACAGTTGAAGGAGACTCAAACCTTAAGAAACATCAGGGACCCGAATCTTTAAACAAGGattctaaaattaataaatgtagaaataccTTTGATCAAATGTCAGGTTTTTCTGTAGATAAGAGTACTTGTACTGGAGACAGGACTTGTAGTGAATATGGTAAGGTTTCTAATCACTGTTCAGAACTTACTCAACAGGACACTgttcagaatccacagaaagaaaacaagtgtaagGTATGTGAGAAAGGGTTTAGTAAGTCATCCAATCTTAGTAGACATAGGAGAATTCATACAGGAAGGAAacctttcaaatgtacagaatgtagcagagCATTTAACTGTCACTCacttcttactcaacatcagcgaattcatgctggaaagaaaccttatatatgtaaagaatgtaacaaagcctttcattgttcctcatttcttactgaacatcagcgaattcacactggagagaaaccttataaatgtacagtatgtggcaaagcctttacttacaactcagaccttattgaacatcagcgaattcatactggagagaaaccttataaatgtacagaatgtagcaaagcctttacttacaactcacttcttattcaacatcggcgaactcatacaggagagaaaccttataaatgtacagaatgtagcaaagcctttacttacaattCAGACCGTattgaacatcagcgaattcatactggagagaaaccttatatatgtaaagaatgtaacaaagcctttcgtcgctcctcatttcttactcaacatcagcgaattcacactggacagaaaccttataaatgtacagaatgtggcaaagcctttacttacaagtCACTTCTTATTAAACAtcggagaattcatactggagagaaaccttataaatgtacagaatgtagcaaagcctttacttacaactcaagccttattcaacatcagcgaattcatgctggagagaaaccttataaatgtacagaatgtagcaaagcctttatttGCAACTCAGACCTTattgaacatcagcgaattcatactggggagaaaccttatatatgtaaagtatgtaacaaagcctttcgtcgctcctcatttcttactcgacatcagcgaattcacgctggagagaaaccttataaatgtacagtatgtggcaaagcctttacttacaactcaaatcttattcaacatcagcaaattcatactggagagaaaccttataaatgtacagaatgtagcaaagcctttatctgTTACTCAGATCTAACCTATCATAAGCGAatccatactggagagaagccttatatatgtaaagaatgtaacaaagcctttcatcATTGCTCAGTTCTTACTAGACATCATCGAATCCATACTGGGGAGAAACCatacaaatgtaaagaatgtggcagAGCCTTTATTAGGAGTTCAGCCCTTACTCAACATCACCGAATTCATACCGGGGATAGAcgttataaatgtacagaatgtggcaagaCCTTTATTACGCGTTATAACCTTACTGAACATCGGCGCGtgcatactggagagagaccatATACATGTactgaatgtggcaaagcctttggtTACAGGTCAGCTCTTACTCTGCATCGGCGAAtgcatactggagagagaccttatGAATGTAccgaatgtggcaaagcctttagtcAGAGTGCTCATCTCAGTAAACATCAGAGAacacacactggagagaaactctAG